Sequence from the Deltaproteobacteria bacterium genome:
TTGGGTTTTTGGGTATCGGGATGAAAAACTCTTTGAGCTTTCCGATGCGATTTGTACTGGATTACAGCTGGCTAATTTTTGGCAGGATATTGAGGTCGATTTGCAAAAAGACAGGGTGTATGTGCCGTTGGATTTTCTACCTCACCCTAACCCTCTCCTTACAAAGGAGAGGGAAAGCACCGTTTCTTTGCTCCAAAAACTGGGAACCCTCACCTGGCCCTTTTTCGAAAAAGGCTTTGATCTTCCTTTTTTAGTCAAAGGGAGACTGGCCTGGGAACTCAAGCTCACCTGGTTAGGGGGTATAAAAATTTTAGAGAAGGCCTGTGACAATTTGGAGCGAGAAGGTTTTGGAAGACCCAAAATTGAGAAATCGGATAAAATCTCCTTACTGATAAGAAGTTTTTTTGCTTATAATGAGTGGACTTTGAGGAAATATCGAGACAATTTCAATCAAGGCCAAGAACTGGCCCAGACGATTACCGCAAAGAGCAAATCCAACTTTGCGGCCTCTTTCTTTTTTTTACGGAAAGATCAACGCCGTGCGATGGAGGCCCTCTACGCTTTTTCGCGGGAAGTAGATGATGCAGTCGACGAATCGGCCTCTCCTGGCGAGGCTGCCCTAAAATTAAAATTCTGGAGACAAGAGTTGGACCTGGCTTACGAAAATAAGGCCACGCATCCGATTCTGCAGGAAATCAGCTGGGCCAAAGATCAATTTCATCTCTCCAAAAAACATTTTGTAGAACTCCTCGAAGGCGTCGAACACGATCTGCACAAAAATCGCTACGAAAACTTAAAGCAGTTGCTGGAATATACCTATGGAGTGGCCTCCACCGTGGGTCTGCTGTGCATGCGCATTTTTGAAGTGGAAGGAGAAAGTGCCGAAAAGGCAGCCGTTCTTTTGGGTCGCGCGCTGCAGTTCACCAATATT
This genomic interval carries:
- a CDS encoding squalene/phytoene synthase family protein is translated as MDFILGAYHHCKKIALGHYENFPVGSMLIPKPMRPAIWAIYAFARTADDFADEGYPRASDFATEEEWRAAIDAQKPERLEKLAGWRKLLKNCYESEGSTELTMSGSCPMGHGEPVEPSLIFIALQDTIERHQIPYELLNNLLIAFERDVTERRKDTWEEVLDYCHYSANPVGRLVLWVFGYRDEKLFELSDAICTGLQLANFWQDIEVDLQKDRVYVPLDFLPHPNPLLTKERESTVSLLQKLGTLTWPFFEKGFDLPFLVKGRLAWELKLTWLGGIKILEKACDNLEREGFGRPKIEKSDKISLLIRSFFAYNEWTLRKYRDNFNQGQELAQTITAKSKSNFAASFFFLRKDQRRAMEALYAFSREVDDAVDESASPGEAALKLKFWRQELDLAYENKATHPILQEISWAKDQFHLSKKHFVELLEGVEHDLHKNRYENLKQLLEYTYGVASTVGLLCMRIFEVEGESAEKAAVLLGRALQFTNILRDIRSDAILGRIYLPLSDLKHFSLSEQDVLQGRPSVRMDSLMYYEIGQTEAIYSEAFDLLKELPRRKVLAAWMMGRIYYRILKEIKKHPRLPLQQKVSLSRWAKIRVLVSEVLRSFFS